A single Nycticebus coucang isolate mNycCou1 chromosome 16, mNycCou1.pri, whole genome shotgun sequence DNA region contains:
- the CHRD gene encoding chordin isoform X2, whose amino-acid sequence MPSLPAPPAPLAPLLLLGLLLLGSRPARGSGSEPPALPIRSEKEPLPVRGATGCSFGGKVYALDETWHPDLGEPFGVMRCVLCACEAPQWGRRARGPGRVSCKNIKPECPTLACGQPRQLPGHCCQTCPQERSSQERPPTGLSFEYPRDPEHRSYSDRGEPGAEERVRGDGHTDFVALLTGPKSQAVARARVSLLRSSLRFSISYRQLDRPTRVRFSDSSGGVLFEHPAATSRDGLVCGVWRAVPRLSLRLLRAEQLHVALMTPTQPSGEVWGPLIRHRALAAETFSAILTLDRSTQQGVGGITLLTLSDTEDSLHFLLLFRGLLEPRSGGPAQVPLRLQILHQGQVLRELQANASVQEPGFAEVLPNLTVQEMDWLVLGELQMALEKTGGAGLRISGHIAARQSCDDLQSVLCGADALIPVQTGAAGSASLMLLGNGSLIYQVQVVGTGSEVVAITLETKPQRRNQRTVLCHMNGLQLGGHTAMGVCRGLGARGAHMLLQNELFLNVGTKDFPDGELRGHVTALPYSGHSACHDTLPVPLAGALVLPPVKSQAAGHAWLSLDTHCHLHYEVLLAGLGGSEQGTVTAHLLGPPGIPGPRRLLKGFYGPEAQGVVKDLEPELLRYLAEGMASLLITTKGRPRGELRGQVHIANKCEVGGLRLAAARPEEAGAPGILDAAAAALPALPSVPAPEVPALAKPSGPGRPRDPNTCFFEGQQRPHGARWAPNYDPLCSLCTCQRRTVICDPVVCPPPSCPHPVQAPDQCCPACPGKQDVRDLSGLLRSRDLGEGCYFDGDRSWRAAGTRWHPVVPPFGLIKCAVCTCKGGTGEVHCEKVQCPRLACAQPVRANPTDCCKQCPVGSGAYPQLGDPMQADGPRGCRFAGQWFPESQSWHPSVPPFGEMSCITCRCGAGVPHCERDDCSLPVSCGPGKDSQCCSHCTARRQPPETRTVPELQKEVEGS is encoded by the exons ATGCCGAGCCTCCCGGCCCCGCCGGCCCCGCTGGCCCCGCTGCTGCTCCTCGGGCTGCTGCTGCTCGGCTCCCGGCCGGCCCGCGGCTCCGGCTCGGAGCCCCCAGCGCTGCCCATCCGTTCCGAGAAGGAGCCGCTGCCGGTTCGTGGAGCGACAG GCTGCTCCTTCGGCGGGAAGGTCTATGCCTTGGACGAGACGTGGCACCCGGACCTGGGGGAGCCCTTCGGGGTGATGCGCTGCGTGCTGTGCGCCTGCGAGGCG CCTCAGTGGGGTCGCCGTGCAAGGGGCCCTGGCAGAGTCAGCTGCAAAAACATCAAACCCGAGTGCCCAACCCTGGCTTGCGGGCAGCCCCGCCAGCTACCTGGACACTGCTGCCAGACCTGTCCCCAGG AGCGCAGTAGTCAGGAGCGGCCGCCAACTGGCCTGTCCTTCGAGTATCCGCGGGATCCGGAGCACCGCAGTTACAGCGACCGAGGGGAGCCGGGCGCTGAGGAGCGGGTGCGCGGTGACGGCCACACGG ACTTCGTAGCGCTGCTGACAGGGCCAAAGTCGCAGGCGGTGGCACGGGCCCGAGTCTCACTGCTGCGCTCTAGCCTACGCTTCTCCATCTCCTATCGCCA GCTGGACCGACCCACCAGGGTTCGCTTCTCAGACTCCAGTGGCGGTGTCCTGTTTGAACACCCTGCGGCCACCTCTCGAGATGGCCTG GTCTGTGGGGTGTGGCGGGCAGTGCCTCGGTTGTCTTTGAGACTCCTTAGGGCAGAACAGCTGCATGTGGCACTCATGACACCCACTCAACCTTCAGGGGAGGTTTGGGGGCCTCTCATCCGGCACCGGGCCCTGGCTGCAG AGACCTTCAGTGCCATTCTGACTCTGGACCGCTCCACACAGCAGGGTGTAGGGGGCATTACTCTACTTACTCTCAGTGACACAGAGGACTCCTTGCATTTTTTGTTACTCTTCCGGGggttgctggagcccaggagtgggg GGCCAGCCCAGGTTCCCTTGAGGCTCCAGATTCTGCACCAGGGGCAGGTACTGAGAGAACTCCAGGCCAATGCCTCAGTCCAG GAGCCAGGCTTTGCTGAGGTGCTGCCCAACCTGACAGTCCAGGAGATGGACTGGCTGGTGCTAGGGGAGCTACAGATGGCCCTGGAGAAGACAGGTGGGGCAGGGCTGCGCATCAGTGGACACATTGCTGCCAGGCAGAGCTGTGATG ACCTGCAAAGTGTCCTTTGTGGGGCTGATGCCCTGATCCCAGTCCAGACTGGTGCTGCTGGCTCAGCTAGCCTCATGCTGCTAGGAAATGGCTCCCTGATCTACCAG GTGCAAGTGGTAGGTACAGGCAGTGAGGTGGTGGCCATAACACTGGAGACTAAGCCTCAGCGGAGAAATCAGCGCACTGTCCTGTGTCACATGAATGGACTCCAGCTAGGAGGACACACG GCCATGGGTGTCTGCCGTGGACTGGGTGCCCGGGGGGCTCATATGCTGCTGCAGAACGAGCTCTTCCTGAACGTGGGCACGAAGGACTTCCCAGATGGAGAGCTGCGGGGACACGTGACTGCCCTGCCCTACAGTGGGCACAGTGCCTGCCATGACA CACTGCCTGTGCCCCTGGCAGGAGCCTTGGTGCTACCCCCTGTGAAGAGCCAGGCAGCAGGTCATGCCTGGCTGTCCCTGGATACCCACTGTCACCTGCACTATGAAGTGCTgctggctgggcttggtggctcagaACAGGGCACTGTGACTGCCCACCTCCTTGGGCCTCCGGGGATTCCAGGGCCCCGGCGGCTGCTGAAGGGATTCTATGGCCCAGAG GCCCAGGGTGTGGTGAAGGACCTGGAGCCTGAGCTGCTGAGGTACCTGGCAGAGGGCATGGCCTCCCTGCTGATTACCACTAAGGGTAGACCTAGAGGGGAGCTCCGTGGGCAG GTACACATCGCCAACAAATGCGAGGTGGGTGGCCTGCGCCTAGCGGCTGCCAGGCCGGAAGAGGCTGGAGCACCTGGGATTCTGGATGCAGCGGCCGCCGCATTGCCCGCGCTGCCCTCGGTGCCGGCCCCCGAAGTTCCAGCGCTCGCCAAACCTTCCGGTCCTGGGCGGCCCAGAGACCCCAACACGTGCTTCTTCGAGGGGCAGCAGCGCCCCCACGGTGCTCGCTGGGCACCAAACTATGACCCTCTCTGCTCGCTTTGCACCTGTCAG AGACGAACAGTGATTTGTGACCCTGTGGTGTGTCCGCCGCCCAGCTGCCCGCACCCTGTGCAGGCTCCTGACCAGTGTTGTCCTGCGTGTCCGG GGAAACAAGATGTCAGAGACCTTTCAGGGCTGCTCAGGAGCCGGGACCTGGGAGAGG GCTGTTATTTTGATGGTGATCGGAGCTGGCGAGCAGCGGGTACCAGGTGGCACCCTGTCGTGCCCCCCTTTGGCTTAATTAAGTGTGCTGTCTGCACCTGCAAG GGGGGCACTGGAGAGGTGCACTGTGAGAAGGTGCAGTGTCCCCGGCTGGCCTGTGCCCAGCCTGTCCGTGCCAACCCCACAGATTGCTGCAAACAGTGTCCAG TGGGGTCAGGGGCCTATCCCCAGCTGGGGGACCCCATGCAGGCCGATGGGCCCCGGGGTTGCCGTTTTGCAGGACAGTGGTTCCCGGAGAGCCAGAGCTGGCACCCATCGGTGCCCCCCTTTGGGGAGATGAGTTGTATTACCTGCAGATGCGGG GCAGGGGTGCCTCACTGTGAGCGGGACGACTGTTCGCTGCCAGTGTCCTGTGGCCCAGGGAAGGACAGTCAATGCTGCTCCCACTGCACAGCCCGGCGGCAGC CCCCAGAGACCAGGACTGTTCCAGAGCTGCAGAAAGAAGTTGAAGGCTCCTAG
- the CHRD gene encoding chordin isoform X4 has translation MPSLPAPPAPLAPLLLLGLLLLGSRPARGSGSEPPALPIRSEKEPLPVRGATGCSFGGKVYALDETWHPDLGEPFGVMRCVLCACEAQPQWGRRARGPGRVSCKNIKPECPTLACGQPRQLPGHCCQTCPQERSSQERPPTGLSFEYPRDPEHRSYSDRGEPGAEERVRGDGHTDFVALLTGPKSQAVARARVSLLRSSLRFSISYRQLDRPTRVRFSDSSGGVLFEHPAATSRDGLVCGVWRAVPRLSLRLLRAEQLHVALMTPTQPSGEVWGPLIRHRALAAETFSAILTLDRSTQQGVGGITLLTLSDTEDSLHFLLLFRGLLEPRSGGPAQVPLRLQILHQGQVLRELQANASVQEPGFAEVLPNLTVQEMDWLVLGELQMALEKTGGAGLRISGHIAARQSCDDLQSVLCGADALIPVQTGAAGSASLMLLGNGSLIYQVQVVGTGSEVVAITLETKPQRRNQRTVLCHMNGLQLGGHTAMGVCRGLGARGAHMLLQNELFLNVGTKDFPDGELRGHVTALPYSGHSACHDTLPVPLAGALVLPPVKSQAAGHAWLSLDTHCHLHYEVLLAGLGGSEQGTVTAHLLGPPGIPGPRRLLKGFYGPEAQGVVKDLEPELLRYLAEGMASLLITTKGRPRGELRGQVHIANKCEVGGLRLAAARPEEAGAPGILDAAAAALPALPSVPAPEVPALAKPSGPGRPRDPNTCFFEGQQRPHGARWAPNYDPLCSLCTCQRRTVICDPVVCPPPSCPHPVQAPDQCCPACPGKQDVRDLSGLLRSRDLGEGCYFDGDRSWRAAGTRWHPVVPPFGLIKCAVCTCKAGVPHCERDDCSLPVSCGPGKDSQCCSHCTARRQPPETRTVPELQKEVEGS, from the exons ATGCCGAGCCTCCCGGCCCCGCCGGCCCCGCTGGCCCCGCTGCTGCTCCTCGGGCTGCTGCTGCTCGGCTCCCGGCCGGCCCGCGGCTCCGGCTCGGAGCCCCCAGCGCTGCCCATCCGTTCCGAGAAGGAGCCGCTGCCGGTTCGTGGAGCGACAG GCTGCTCCTTCGGCGGGAAGGTCTATGCCTTGGACGAGACGTGGCACCCGGACCTGGGGGAGCCCTTCGGGGTGATGCGCTGCGTGCTGTGCGCCTGCGAGGCG CAGCCTCAGTGGGGTCGCCGTGCAAGGGGCCCTGGCAGAGTCAGCTGCAAAAACATCAAACCCGAGTGCCCAACCCTGGCTTGCGGGCAGCCCCGCCAGCTACCTGGACACTGCTGCCAGACCTGTCCCCAGG AGCGCAGTAGTCAGGAGCGGCCGCCAACTGGCCTGTCCTTCGAGTATCCGCGGGATCCGGAGCACCGCAGTTACAGCGACCGAGGGGAGCCGGGCGCTGAGGAGCGGGTGCGCGGTGACGGCCACACGG ACTTCGTAGCGCTGCTGACAGGGCCAAAGTCGCAGGCGGTGGCACGGGCCCGAGTCTCACTGCTGCGCTCTAGCCTACGCTTCTCCATCTCCTATCGCCA GCTGGACCGACCCACCAGGGTTCGCTTCTCAGACTCCAGTGGCGGTGTCCTGTTTGAACACCCTGCGGCCACCTCTCGAGATGGCCTG GTCTGTGGGGTGTGGCGGGCAGTGCCTCGGTTGTCTTTGAGACTCCTTAGGGCAGAACAGCTGCATGTGGCACTCATGACACCCACTCAACCTTCAGGGGAGGTTTGGGGGCCTCTCATCCGGCACCGGGCCCTGGCTGCAG AGACCTTCAGTGCCATTCTGACTCTGGACCGCTCCACACAGCAGGGTGTAGGGGGCATTACTCTACTTACTCTCAGTGACACAGAGGACTCCTTGCATTTTTTGTTACTCTTCCGGGggttgctggagcccaggagtgggg GGCCAGCCCAGGTTCCCTTGAGGCTCCAGATTCTGCACCAGGGGCAGGTACTGAGAGAACTCCAGGCCAATGCCTCAGTCCAG GAGCCAGGCTTTGCTGAGGTGCTGCCCAACCTGACAGTCCAGGAGATGGACTGGCTGGTGCTAGGGGAGCTACAGATGGCCCTGGAGAAGACAGGTGGGGCAGGGCTGCGCATCAGTGGACACATTGCTGCCAGGCAGAGCTGTGATG ACCTGCAAAGTGTCCTTTGTGGGGCTGATGCCCTGATCCCAGTCCAGACTGGTGCTGCTGGCTCAGCTAGCCTCATGCTGCTAGGAAATGGCTCCCTGATCTACCAG GTGCAAGTGGTAGGTACAGGCAGTGAGGTGGTGGCCATAACACTGGAGACTAAGCCTCAGCGGAGAAATCAGCGCACTGTCCTGTGTCACATGAATGGACTCCAGCTAGGAGGACACACG GCCATGGGTGTCTGCCGTGGACTGGGTGCCCGGGGGGCTCATATGCTGCTGCAGAACGAGCTCTTCCTGAACGTGGGCACGAAGGACTTCCCAGATGGAGAGCTGCGGGGACACGTGACTGCCCTGCCCTACAGTGGGCACAGTGCCTGCCATGACA CACTGCCTGTGCCCCTGGCAGGAGCCTTGGTGCTACCCCCTGTGAAGAGCCAGGCAGCAGGTCATGCCTGGCTGTCCCTGGATACCCACTGTCACCTGCACTATGAAGTGCTgctggctgggcttggtggctcagaACAGGGCACTGTGACTGCCCACCTCCTTGGGCCTCCGGGGATTCCAGGGCCCCGGCGGCTGCTGAAGGGATTCTATGGCCCAGAG GCCCAGGGTGTGGTGAAGGACCTGGAGCCTGAGCTGCTGAGGTACCTGGCAGAGGGCATGGCCTCCCTGCTGATTACCACTAAGGGTAGACCTAGAGGGGAGCTCCGTGGGCAG GTACACATCGCCAACAAATGCGAGGTGGGTGGCCTGCGCCTAGCGGCTGCCAGGCCGGAAGAGGCTGGAGCACCTGGGATTCTGGATGCAGCGGCCGCCGCATTGCCCGCGCTGCCCTCGGTGCCGGCCCCCGAAGTTCCAGCGCTCGCCAAACCTTCCGGTCCTGGGCGGCCCAGAGACCCCAACACGTGCTTCTTCGAGGGGCAGCAGCGCCCCCACGGTGCTCGCTGGGCACCAAACTATGACCCTCTCTGCTCGCTTTGCACCTGTCAG AGACGAACAGTGATTTGTGACCCTGTGGTGTGTCCGCCGCCCAGCTGCCCGCACCCTGTGCAGGCTCCTGACCAGTGTTGTCCTGCGTGTCCGG GGAAACAAGATGTCAGAGACCTTTCAGGGCTGCTCAGGAGCCGGGACCTGGGAGAGG GCTGTTATTTTGATGGTGATCGGAGCTGGCGAGCAGCGGGTACCAGGTGGCACCCTGTCGTGCCCCCCTTTGGCTTAATTAAGTGTGCTGTCTGCACCTGCAAG GCAGGGGTGCCTCACTGTGAGCGGGACGACTGTTCGCTGCCAGTGTCCTGTGGCCCAGGGAAGGACAGTCAATGCTGCTCCCACTGCACAGCCCGGCGGCAGC CCCCAGAGACCAGGACTGTTCCAGAGCTGCAGAAAGAAGTTGAAGGCTCCTAG
- the CHRD gene encoding chordin isoform X1: MPSLPAPPAPLAPLLLLGLLLLGSRPARGSGSEPPALPIRSEKEPLPVRGATGCSFGGKVYALDETWHPDLGEPFGVMRCVLCACEAQPQWGRRARGPGRVSCKNIKPECPTLACGQPRQLPGHCCQTCPQERSSQERPPTGLSFEYPRDPEHRSYSDRGEPGAEERVRGDGHTDFVALLTGPKSQAVARARVSLLRSSLRFSISYRQLDRPTRVRFSDSSGGVLFEHPAATSRDGLVCGVWRAVPRLSLRLLRAEQLHVALMTPTQPSGEVWGPLIRHRALAAETFSAILTLDRSTQQGVGGITLLTLSDTEDSLHFLLLFRGLLEPRSGGPAQVPLRLQILHQGQVLRELQANASVQEPGFAEVLPNLTVQEMDWLVLGELQMALEKTGGAGLRISGHIAARQSCDDLQSVLCGADALIPVQTGAAGSASLMLLGNGSLIYQVQVVGTGSEVVAITLETKPQRRNQRTVLCHMNGLQLGGHTAMGVCRGLGARGAHMLLQNELFLNVGTKDFPDGELRGHVTALPYSGHSACHDTLPVPLAGALVLPPVKSQAAGHAWLSLDTHCHLHYEVLLAGLGGSEQGTVTAHLLGPPGIPGPRRLLKGFYGPEAQGVVKDLEPELLRYLAEGMASLLITTKGRPRGELRGQVHIANKCEVGGLRLAAARPEEAGAPGILDAAAAALPALPSVPAPEVPALAKPSGPGRPRDPNTCFFEGQQRPHGARWAPNYDPLCSLCTCQRRTVICDPVVCPPPSCPHPVQAPDQCCPACPGKQDVRDLSGLLRSRDLGEGCYFDGDRSWRAAGTRWHPVVPPFGLIKCAVCTCKGGTGEVHCEKVQCPRLACAQPVRANPTDCCKQCPVGSGAYPQLGDPMQADGPRGCRFAGQWFPESQSWHPSVPPFGEMSCITCRCGAGVPHCERDDCSLPVSCGPGKDSQCCSHCTARRQPPETRTVPELQKEVEGS; the protein is encoded by the exons ATGCCGAGCCTCCCGGCCCCGCCGGCCCCGCTGGCCCCGCTGCTGCTCCTCGGGCTGCTGCTGCTCGGCTCCCGGCCGGCCCGCGGCTCCGGCTCGGAGCCCCCAGCGCTGCCCATCCGTTCCGAGAAGGAGCCGCTGCCGGTTCGTGGAGCGACAG GCTGCTCCTTCGGCGGGAAGGTCTATGCCTTGGACGAGACGTGGCACCCGGACCTGGGGGAGCCCTTCGGGGTGATGCGCTGCGTGCTGTGCGCCTGCGAGGCG CAGCCTCAGTGGGGTCGCCGTGCAAGGGGCCCTGGCAGAGTCAGCTGCAAAAACATCAAACCCGAGTGCCCAACCCTGGCTTGCGGGCAGCCCCGCCAGCTACCTGGACACTGCTGCCAGACCTGTCCCCAGG AGCGCAGTAGTCAGGAGCGGCCGCCAACTGGCCTGTCCTTCGAGTATCCGCGGGATCCGGAGCACCGCAGTTACAGCGACCGAGGGGAGCCGGGCGCTGAGGAGCGGGTGCGCGGTGACGGCCACACGG ACTTCGTAGCGCTGCTGACAGGGCCAAAGTCGCAGGCGGTGGCACGGGCCCGAGTCTCACTGCTGCGCTCTAGCCTACGCTTCTCCATCTCCTATCGCCA GCTGGACCGACCCACCAGGGTTCGCTTCTCAGACTCCAGTGGCGGTGTCCTGTTTGAACACCCTGCGGCCACCTCTCGAGATGGCCTG GTCTGTGGGGTGTGGCGGGCAGTGCCTCGGTTGTCTTTGAGACTCCTTAGGGCAGAACAGCTGCATGTGGCACTCATGACACCCACTCAACCTTCAGGGGAGGTTTGGGGGCCTCTCATCCGGCACCGGGCCCTGGCTGCAG AGACCTTCAGTGCCATTCTGACTCTGGACCGCTCCACACAGCAGGGTGTAGGGGGCATTACTCTACTTACTCTCAGTGACACAGAGGACTCCTTGCATTTTTTGTTACTCTTCCGGGggttgctggagcccaggagtgggg GGCCAGCCCAGGTTCCCTTGAGGCTCCAGATTCTGCACCAGGGGCAGGTACTGAGAGAACTCCAGGCCAATGCCTCAGTCCAG GAGCCAGGCTTTGCTGAGGTGCTGCCCAACCTGACAGTCCAGGAGATGGACTGGCTGGTGCTAGGGGAGCTACAGATGGCCCTGGAGAAGACAGGTGGGGCAGGGCTGCGCATCAGTGGACACATTGCTGCCAGGCAGAGCTGTGATG ACCTGCAAAGTGTCCTTTGTGGGGCTGATGCCCTGATCCCAGTCCAGACTGGTGCTGCTGGCTCAGCTAGCCTCATGCTGCTAGGAAATGGCTCCCTGATCTACCAG GTGCAAGTGGTAGGTACAGGCAGTGAGGTGGTGGCCATAACACTGGAGACTAAGCCTCAGCGGAGAAATCAGCGCACTGTCCTGTGTCACATGAATGGACTCCAGCTAGGAGGACACACG GCCATGGGTGTCTGCCGTGGACTGGGTGCCCGGGGGGCTCATATGCTGCTGCAGAACGAGCTCTTCCTGAACGTGGGCACGAAGGACTTCCCAGATGGAGAGCTGCGGGGACACGTGACTGCCCTGCCCTACAGTGGGCACAGTGCCTGCCATGACA CACTGCCTGTGCCCCTGGCAGGAGCCTTGGTGCTACCCCCTGTGAAGAGCCAGGCAGCAGGTCATGCCTGGCTGTCCCTGGATACCCACTGTCACCTGCACTATGAAGTGCTgctggctgggcttggtggctcagaACAGGGCACTGTGACTGCCCACCTCCTTGGGCCTCCGGGGATTCCAGGGCCCCGGCGGCTGCTGAAGGGATTCTATGGCCCAGAG GCCCAGGGTGTGGTGAAGGACCTGGAGCCTGAGCTGCTGAGGTACCTGGCAGAGGGCATGGCCTCCCTGCTGATTACCACTAAGGGTAGACCTAGAGGGGAGCTCCGTGGGCAG GTACACATCGCCAACAAATGCGAGGTGGGTGGCCTGCGCCTAGCGGCTGCCAGGCCGGAAGAGGCTGGAGCACCTGGGATTCTGGATGCAGCGGCCGCCGCATTGCCCGCGCTGCCCTCGGTGCCGGCCCCCGAAGTTCCAGCGCTCGCCAAACCTTCCGGTCCTGGGCGGCCCAGAGACCCCAACACGTGCTTCTTCGAGGGGCAGCAGCGCCCCCACGGTGCTCGCTGGGCACCAAACTATGACCCTCTCTGCTCGCTTTGCACCTGTCAG AGACGAACAGTGATTTGTGACCCTGTGGTGTGTCCGCCGCCCAGCTGCCCGCACCCTGTGCAGGCTCCTGACCAGTGTTGTCCTGCGTGTCCGG GGAAACAAGATGTCAGAGACCTTTCAGGGCTGCTCAGGAGCCGGGACCTGGGAGAGG GCTGTTATTTTGATGGTGATCGGAGCTGGCGAGCAGCGGGTACCAGGTGGCACCCTGTCGTGCCCCCCTTTGGCTTAATTAAGTGTGCTGTCTGCACCTGCAAG GGGGGCACTGGAGAGGTGCACTGTGAGAAGGTGCAGTGTCCCCGGCTGGCCTGTGCCCAGCCTGTCCGTGCCAACCCCACAGATTGCTGCAAACAGTGTCCAG TGGGGTCAGGGGCCTATCCCCAGCTGGGGGACCCCATGCAGGCCGATGGGCCCCGGGGTTGCCGTTTTGCAGGACAGTGGTTCCCGGAGAGCCAGAGCTGGCACCCATCGGTGCCCCCCTTTGGGGAGATGAGTTGTATTACCTGCAGATGCGGG GCAGGGGTGCCTCACTGTGAGCGGGACGACTGTTCGCTGCCAGTGTCCTGTGGCCCAGGGAAGGACAGTCAATGCTGCTCCCACTGCACAGCCCGGCGGCAGC CCCCAGAGACCAGGACTGTTCCAGAGCTGCAGAAAGAAGTTGAAGGCTCCTAG
- the CHRD gene encoding chordin isoform X3, translating into MRCVLCACEAPQWGRRARGPGRVSCKNIKPECPTLACGQPRQLPGHCCQTCPQERSSQERPPTGLSFEYPRDPEHRSYSDRGEPGAEERVRGDGHTDFVALLTGPKSQAVARARVSLLRSSLRFSISYRQLDRPTRVRFSDSSGGVLFEHPAATSRDGLVCGVWRAVPRLSLRLLRAEQLHVALMTPTQPSGEVWGPLIRHRALAAETFSAILTLDRSTQQGVGGITLLTLSDTEDSLHFLLLFRGLLEPRSGGPAQVPLRLQILHQGQVLRELQANASVQEPGFAEVLPNLTVQEMDWLVLGELQMALEKTGGAGLRISGHIAARQSCDDLQSVLCGADALIPVQTGAAGSASLMLLGNGSLIYQVQVVGTGSEVVAITLETKPQRRNQRTVLCHMNGLQLGGHTAMGVCRGLGARGAHMLLQNELFLNVGTKDFPDGELRGHVTALPYSGHSACHDTLPVPLAGALVLPPVKSQAAGHAWLSLDTHCHLHYEVLLAGLGGSEQGTVTAHLLGPPGIPGPRRLLKGFYGPEAQGVVKDLEPELLRYLAEGMASLLITTKGRPRGELRGQVHIANKCEVGGLRLAAARPEEAGAPGILDAAAAALPALPSVPAPEVPALAKPSGPGRPRDPNTCFFEGQQRPHGARWAPNYDPLCSLCTCQRRTVICDPVVCPPPSCPHPVQAPDQCCPACPGKQDVRDLSGLLRSRDLGEGCYFDGDRSWRAAGTRWHPVVPPFGLIKCAVCTCKGGTGEVHCEKVQCPRLACAQPVRANPTDCCKQCPVGSGAYPQLGDPMQADGPRGCRFAGQWFPESQSWHPSVPPFGEMSCITCRCGAGVPHCERDDCSLPVSCGPGKDSQCCSHCTARRQPPETRTVPELQKEVEGS; encoded by the exons ATGCGCTGCGTGCTGTGCGCCTGCGAGGCG CCTCAGTGGGGTCGCCGTGCAAGGGGCCCTGGCAGAGTCAGCTGCAAAAACATCAAACCCGAGTGCCCAACCCTGGCTTGCGGGCAGCCCCGCCAGCTACCTGGACACTGCTGCCAGACCTGTCCCCAGG AGCGCAGTAGTCAGGAGCGGCCGCCAACTGGCCTGTCCTTCGAGTATCCGCGGGATCCGGAGCACCGCAGTTACAGCGACCGAGGGGAGCCGGGCGCTGAGGAGCGGGTGCGCGGTGACGGCCACACGG ACTTCGTAGCGCTGCTGACAGGGCCAAAGTCGCAGGCGGTGGCACGGGCCCGAGTCTCACTGCTGCGCTCTAGCCTACGCTTCTCCATCTCCTATCGCCA GCTGGACCGACCCACCAGGGTTCGCTTCTCAGACTCCAGTGGCGGTGTCCTGTTTGAACACCCTGCGGCCACCTCTCGAGATGGCCTG GTCTGTGGGGTGTGGCGGGCAGTGCCTCGGTTGTCTTTGAGACTCCTTAGGGCAGAACAGCTGCATGTGGCACTCATGACACCCACTCAACCTTCAGGGGAGGTTTGGGGGCCTCTCATCCGGCACCGGGCCCTGGCTGCAG AGACCTTCAGTGCCATTCTGACTCTGGACCGCTCCACACAGCAGGGTGTAGGGGGCATTACTCTACTTACTCTCAGTGACACAGAGGACTCCTTGCATTTTTTGTTACTCTTCCGGGggttgctggagcccaggagtgggg GGCCAGCCCAGGTTCCCTTGAGGCTCCAGATTCTGCACCAGGGGCAGGTACTGAGAGAACTCCAGGCCAATGCCTCAGTCCAG GAGCCAGGCTTTGCTGAGGTGCTGCCCAACCTGACAGTCCAGGAGATGGACTGGCTGGTGCTAGGGGAGCTACAGATGGCCCTGGAGAAGACAGGTGGGGCAGGGCTGCGCATCAGTGGACACATTGCTGCCAGGCAGAGCTGTGATG ACCTGCAAAGTGTCCTTTGTGGGGCTGATGCCCTGATCCCAGTCCAGACTGGTGCTGCTGGCTCAGCTAGCCTCATGCTGCTAGGAAATGGCTCCCTGATCTACCAG GTGCAAGTGGTAGGTACAGGCAGTGAGGTGGTGGCCATAACACTGGAGACTAAGCCTCAGCGGAGAAATCAGCGCACTGTCCTGTGTCACATGAATGGACTCCAGCTAGGAGGACACACG GCCATGGGTGTCTGCCGTGGACTGGGTGCCCGGGGGGCTCATATGCTGCTGCAGAACGAGCTCTTCCTGAACGTGGGCACGAAGGACTTCCCAGATGGAGAGCTGCGGGGACACGTGACTGCCCTGCCCTACAGTGGGCACAGTGCCTGCCATGACA CACTGCCTGTGCCCCTGGCAGGAGCCTTGGTGCTACCCCCTGTGAAGAGCCAGGCAGCAGGTCATGCCTGGCTGTCCCTGGATACCCACTGTCACCTGCACTATGAAGTGCTgctggctgggcttggtggctcagaACAGGGCACTGTGACTGCCCACCTCCTTGGGCCTCCGGGGATTCCAGGGCCCCGGCGGCTGCTGAAGGGATTCTATGGCCCAGAG GCCCAGGGTGTGGTGAAGGACCTGGAGCCTGAGCTGCTGAGGTACCTGGCAGAGGGCATGGCCTCCCTGCTGATTACCACTAAGGGTAGACCTAGAGGGGAGCTCCGTGGGCAG GTACACATCGCCAACAAATGCGAGGTGGGTGGCCTGCGCCTAGCGGCTGCCAGGCCGGAAGAGGCTGGAGCACCTGGGATTCTGGATGCAGCGGCCGCCGCATTGCCCGCGCTGCCCTCGGTGCCGGCCCCCGAAGTTCCAGCGCTCGCCAAACCTTCCGGTCCTGGGCGGCCCAGAGACCCCAACACGTGCTTCTTCGAGGGGCAGCAGCGCCCCCACGGTGCTCGCTGGGCACCAAACTATGACCCTCTCTGCTCGCTTTGCACCTGTCAG AGACGAACAGTGATTTGTGACCCTGTGGTGTGTCCGCCGCCCAGCTGCCCGCACCCTGTGCAGGCTCCTGACCAGTGTTGTCCTGCGTGTCCGG GGAAACAAGATGTCAGAGACCTTTCAGGGCTGCTCAGGAGCCGGGACCTGGGAGAGG GCTGTTATTTTGATGGTGATCGGAGCTGGCGAGCAGCGGGTACCAGGTGGCACCCTGTCGTGCCCCCCTTTGGCTTAATTAAGTGTGCTGTCTGCACCTGCAAG GGGGGCACTGGAGAGGTGCACTGTGAGAAGGTGCAGTGTCCCCGGCTGGCCTGTGCCCAGCCTGTCCGTGCCAACCCCACAGATTGCTGCAAACAGTGTCCAG TGGGGTCAGGGGCCTATCCCCAGCTGGGGGACCCCATGCAGGCCGATGGGCCCCGGGGTTGCCGTTTTGCAGGACAGTGGTTCCCGGAGAGCCAGAGCTGGCACCCATCGGTGCCCCCCTTTGGGGAGATGAGTTGTATTACCTGCAGATGCGGG GCAGGGGTGCCTCACTGTGAGCGGGACGACTGTTCGCTGCCAGTGTCCTGTGGCCCAGGGAAGGACAGTCAATGCTGCTCCCACTGCACAGCCCGGCGGCAGC CCCCAGAGACCAGGACTGTTCCAGAGCTGCAGAAAGAAGTTGAAGGCTCCTAG